CACTTGTATTGAAACCAGAAACACGTTTGGTATGTGAGTCACCTCAAATATGTTCATGCGCAAATTCATacaaaaggctacaaatatCGAACGATAAATATTTGTGTGGATAATAATAGCAAGTGCtgctttagaaaaaaaaaaggtacctacactctactgcggttttcaacagaTTGTCCTGTGAAAATTATCCAAATAGAATAAAGAGGCTTTATCAAAGAACTTCAGTATAGGGTTTTTCAAAAAAGAAGCAAAGTTTGCCATTAGTTCGGCCTtacgcttgtttgccaccagtaccgtctttaccataagggcacacggggcccgtgcccagggcccccatcctcagggggcgccgaaggacagacagtaacagtatatttgattactcataataaatagaagatcatagtagaaaaatgttagtttaattagctttctttactttccaaaagggccccgaattcttatgtgcccaggggccccagcatagtttaagacggccctgttcGCCACGGGTGTGGTATAAAAAGGACATCCGAAAACGATTTAAGTCATATATTTGTTTACACAGTTAGCCCAATCAAAATACATACTTTCAACATACATTACTCATAATATGATAGTcatttataatgatactttTAATAGATTTATCTAGTTTAGACGTAAACAACGCGGCATGCACGGTCAGGTGACATTACCGTGACATTGCTAAACTTACAATGTAGCGCTACACCGATTGTCCCCATTGAAGGTTTAATGTCCACTCTGGGTCGGAGGGTAATAGTAATCAAGTATTGCTAAATTAACTAATCTAGCCGTAGACGAAATTGCATAAGCGAGGTCCTTTTCTttcaatatgtaggtattcccAAGGTAATAAAAAGGTGGCCTCTAGAATGTAGCCATACTGCTTCAAATGCCGACTTTGAAACAAGAAATCTGCTGGGCGCCGTAAGAAGTTTGATTGTGACCTAATATTTagcacgattttttttagtacACCTACAACTCCATATTCAGCCCCATCCCTAAAGAGTTACCTCCCCTCTTCTCTCTTGAGAGGCTGGCAAGACTATAGCTCGAGCACAAGGTCCGAAGATGCCAAATGAACCTCACTCGCCGCTGGCGCCCCCGCGTCTAATACCCACAACTCAGATCCTCCCGAAGTGTACCTAGTTGTGAAGTCGCAGTTATCACGAGACATGTTGTCTCTTTTGCACAGTACTAAATAGAAAGAGGTGTGTAGCGGATTGGATGAGAGATGAATTGTTGAGAACTTACAGTGTGACGCCGCTGCTCCAAATGTCGACTTTGAAGCCCGAGAACTGCTCGGCGCCGTTGGCGATCTCCGGCGGCTGGAAGGCGGGCGAGCCCTGTCCTGTGTAGCACGTGTCCTCCGGCGAGAACATGTCTAGTGCCTGCAACCAGAATCCTTCATGTAGCCTGGCCGGAAATCTGATATGATTATCTAAGACTATATCGGTAAGAAGTCGGAATTCCCTTTTTAAGTGAAACCTAATAAACCAAAAAACCAAAACATATTCTCTAAAATCGCAATTCGTTTGGTACGTAAAATAATTACGTGAGCGAATAGCGGTGTTTAAATGGTATAATCAGGGATATTTCAACCCCAGAcgtctatataattatatacgtATTAAATATCTAAGGAGATTCATAAATTACATATATAAGGACTAGCAACAGGACTGCATACAGTGCATACCCCCAAAAAATACGCCCCTAACTAACGCTATTATTCAAAAAAGCGGGTTGTACgcaatattaaattttaaatgtttGAGATGTAAGAAACATCTCGACCTAAAATCAAAGAGGCTTCTATCTAAAGttgcctccagaatctcgcgaactaaattgacatgTCAATGTGCACAAATGATACCACAGTTGGGACAGTGCTGTTCATatcgatattttcaaaaaagtttgaacTAGAGATTATCGCGAGAATTCACCGCTAGGGGCGCTACTGTTGCGCGGTCAGTTAAAATGAAtctttatgtaattttcttaagttattttacaaagttaagtatttggtatttcgaaattgtgcaattttatagtaatagagacaaggatattgggataaacatattgtaattaaataaatattttattttgttttatttgttaggaAAACTTACAGCTAGAGCAACAAGTTAGGTGATAACATAGAAACAGTGATTTTGGCTCATAATACAAATAAGGCCAGCCTAGACGGGGAAATATTTCGTACAATGTGATTAATTTCTCATTTaatttgtgtggtgtggacgcaaaaattaaATCGTCTCGGTGATCCCTATTGCTTCGATTGTAAAGACCAGTCCCTAAAGTGAACATTCAAGTTGACAATTAGGTCAAAGTTTAAATTATTATGGATCAATCTCATTTACCGGCCACgtatacaaaattaaatcaccaattttagatttatgacGACATCCGATCCGAGCTCTTGAAATAAACATTTTGCCCCCAAACctgcatactaacattgaaatttgtcaatttcgcatccgcacctcctgatttgatcggtAACGTCACAATCTTAAAATCGAATCAACCACTTTTCTCGTCACTTTCATAGGTATTAATCGAACTCGTTTGTGACCCGTAATCAATTATCACATGGGTAGTAAGTGCAATATCTTACTTATAGATATCATTTTATCGACATATACCGTgactattttttctttgctattcctggtatcattttatttgtcaaactcatgtcaatttagttcgcgagattctggaggcgACCTTAGTTCAATTGTATTGCCCAATAGCTGTGTCTAAAGTGGATTGCATCAACAAATCATTACACGAACTGGCAATCCTCCAGATCTACTCACGCTATCTAATATCATCTTATCTATGTGTTGCGATATTTACCTGGCATTGGATAACTTTTATTTACGTTCTGTTTTAATTGATTGCGGTGACGAAAATGGACACAAATATTTACTTTAAGTATCTATCATAATGAATTGTTGAATTTGATATGTAACTGTAATTTAGATACTCTTAATTAATGGTTAGAAAATGGGCATGTCTACAAAGCTGGCTGTCCTGGGTTTGAATTTCGTTAAaggcaattatttatttaggttcaAAGTCTGGCTAGTGAAAAAAGCGGCAATTTAATAAAATCTGTAGCAGGCGGCTCTTTGATTATGTACAAggatttcataatttttatgaTTTCTAGAagatgaaaattataaaaagtataaaaaaatcctTGTAATCAAAGAGCCGCCTCAGACTTTGAAATTTCCACGTTTTTGCAGGTTCAACTTTCATTTGCTAGACTCTATCACAAGGTAGGTATAATTACCTCGTTTTTTTATCAGTAGAGAAAGAaatcacagcaaatatgtaacaattatatagCAAGGATATATTTTTACATTCTTTtggtttcataagtaataggtCATTATAGGTcctacttttttagggttccgtacccaaagggtaaaacgggaccctattactaagactccgctgtccgtccgtccgtccgtccgtccgtctgtcagttgaaattttcacagatgatgtatttctgttgctgctataacaacaaatactaaaaagtacggaaccctcggtgggcgagtccgactcgcacttgtccggttttttttaagtgttgTTCATTAAACAGATTGTTAACcctttttctaatgcaaaaaaaactaggtttcatattttttcCTCAGTTATGTGGTTATGGATGTGTTCCATGTATTTATCTATTATATTCATATATATCGTTGCATAGGACCTACAACACCAATGAGTAGGGCCATATTGAGATAATCACTATGAGATTGGGActagtcgatttgtgtaaaattaaTCTGAAATAGTGAAtaatttaagataaaaaaacAGTCAAGAATAATTTTCAGAATTACCTCAGCAACACCAAAATCAGTAATTTTCAGAGTGGAATCAAGAGTAAGCAGCAGGTTTCCCGGTTTGATGTCCTTGTGCACAACTCCCTGCCCGTGCAAGTAATCCAGCCCATCTAGTAGCTGCGTGAAGTAGTTGTGGGCTTGCTGCTGCGGGAACTTCTTGCCGGGGCTTGACTCTAACATGTCCTGGTGACAAAGAAAGGCTCAATATGTCACTTGTTTAAacctttataataaataataaaatagccttttatttcttgcaattatgacattttagaatagtttttaaagttaatatttAGCAAGAACCCCGTCTTCgcaggtgaaggcctcctccagagtTTTCCACTCATCTCTATCTTGAGCTATTTGCATCCAGTTTTGACCagcgatattttttatttcgtcTTCCCATCTAGTCACAGGTTTTCCTATACCCCGTTTTCCTAGTGGCCCTTTCCatgacgtcacatttttggtCCAACGCTGGTCCGGTATCCGTGATACATGTCCCGCCCACTTCCATTTCAGTTGTTTGGCGTGTCTAAACCTTTAAAGCACACTAATAGCCTCCTTCAGTTCAAGTCTCCTTGGCGCTCAATTATCCTAATGATTCTTCTTAGGAAAACATGCAAAAAGAGGGTTTGACTTTTGATGAAGGCATACATTTTAAGATAGATTGTATACAAATATTGATCTATGTATGAGGTATTATTTGATCttgtaaaataagaaaaaactcGATGATTGTCAAGGTCAAAACTTATTTGATTAATGAGTTTAATGACAGTCTTTAAGATGATGGGAGTGCACTCTTTTCTTGAACATTGGAAGGTTGTATCAGCCCGGAAATACTGCAGGCAACAGTACCCTTGACCACTAGCATTGAGagaataatataaaaactataaaCTTATTATAACATTACTGTTTCTATTGGCTTAGAATAGCAatgatattaatttatttaaactaaCAATCATGTGTAGTCCAGAGATTTATCTGACCACTGACAAACCAAAAATAACAAATTGGAAAGGAGGAGCTTCCGtatgaaaaaaaacattttgttgtGTTTCTAAAATGTAAATGTGTGATGAACTATACTTATACCTCTCTTCATCTACTATGCTTCTATGGCTggtcaaaaatatataataaatatgtttctGACTATATTATTATTCCAACATAACAAATCAACTGACTAAATATTGCATTACAAACAGACATTGTTCAATATCTATTTACaacaaaatacaagaaaacattTTGCAGGTGTACTTCTACAATTACTGATAAGTAACATGAGAGTTAAAGAATCTAATAAGAAATAGGATTCCATTAAGTCGGCTCAAAAACAACTTTGTAATATAAATGTCGGACTTATTTGAAATGGCGAAGTAAATGTAAACAACAATGTGTACATTCAAGCATGTATAAAATGTATAGTGCTAGCTGGACAGTAAGAAATATTGATCCAGTAAACAGAGGAAGGTCAAGCGAACACTCAACTTGCTGGACGTATATCAATATTAGACAGTGTTGTTTAATTACTTCCTTGTTatgatgaaattgtttactaataaatgtataaattatttatatggaTATATATTGGAGCTATTATCTATTCCATATAAATTAGTAAATTAACTATAATGGGAATGAATGattgattaatttaaataataaatttatttttactaggTTCTATTATAATTTTAGGCAAAAGATGCAAGTTTTTTATTAAAGAGAATGCTAACTCACCTGTAGCACACCCACACAGAACTCCATGACAAGGTACATCTTCTGTTTTTCATCgttaaataaaacatcgacTAGTTCTATCACATTCTTATGTCTAAGTATCCGGAGCAGCTGTATCTCTCGCTGCACGTTCTGCTCTCCATTGGGTATCCTGCGGAGCTTGCGCTTCTTGAGGATCTTCACCGCGCGCCGGCACAGCGACTCCGAGTCCAACATCTCCTTCACTTTCCCGTACGAACCCTCCCCTAATATGTCCCCCATAACGTATTTCCCGACCATTTTGCATCTTTTCTTCTTACTTCTATAAATTATATCTGCACTATCGACTCTATGGAAAAATAGGTTAGTTTGGTCTAAATTAAGATCTAGGTCCTCGATCTGGTCGTCGTCCAGCCAGGTGACGGAGCGCAGCTCGGGGCTGCCCTCCAGCAGGTTCTCCTCGCTCTCTTGCGGCGCGATGATGCTCGCAACTTCGTATTCCACATTTTCAGCATCTGGAAGACTTTCACTACTACTGATTTTTCTGCACATTCTCGGATCCATTATCTATCAAAACAATACATTTGGAATAATGTCTGTGAATCTATGCGTATTGAAGGCCGCTTTGCCACAAATTTAAGCTCTATTTCTAGTCACATTGAGCACTATTTCTCAATCGAAACGTGTTGGAAATGGGTGGGTATAAAACTATTTCGTTTTCTAATTTCGATAAATGTAAATAAAGCTGTAAGTAAACCGAGAAATTCAACGAAACCACAaggatgaatgaatgaaatatgACAGTTCTTACGGAGTATAATCTAATATGGCTGTCGAGAACGTAACTAACATTATTCTCTTTTAGAAAAAAGTACTGTAAAACAAAATGGCAAGGTCGAGTATAGCGTGATATTACTAAGTACTTAAGGCATTTTTTTCTCAACTATTTACGCATTACTCTATAGTCTATGGACTAGTAACATTCGTATCGGACTGTTTGAGCCATACAATTCACCGTCCTTGCGAACTTTGGGTGTAAATTTTAAATAGGAAGAAACGTTCGTTTAcgttatatagtttgtcaaaggactgtcttatttcaaacatagacagagagaatcatactatctttgtcttacactagtactagcacccacaaaagaaaaggatgagtataattttttttgttcttatttactgacaatttg
This genomic window from Cydia splendana chromosome 9, ilCydSple1.2, whole genome shotgun sequence contains:
- the LOC134793645 gene encoding serine/threonine-protein kinase STK11, which codes for MDPRMCRKISSSESLPDAENVEYEVASIIAPQESEENLLEGSPELRSVTWLDDDQIEDLDLNLDQTNLFFHRVDSADIIYRSKKKRCKMVGKYVMGDILGEGSYGKVKEMLDSESLCRRAVKILKKRKLRRIPNGEQNVQREIQLLRILRHKNVIELVDVLFNDEKQKMYLVMEFCVGVLQDMLESSPGKKFPQQQAHNYFTQLLDGLDYLHGQGVVHKDIKPGNLLLTLDSTLKITDFGVAEALDMFSPEDTCYTGQGSPAFQPPEIANGAEQFSGFKVDIWSSGVTLYNMTTGRYPFEGDNVYRLLEAIGRGEPAPPPANLGSTLRSLLIAMLQREPQRRPSVYEIRRHAWVQATPPLEAGERAVSPRSRRSDDLHSSTVLPYLVERHYGSQDYFTGDLHHELGDGGSRTLSTAELSEQSSRKHRWHSACGRLPSCRLT